ATAGACATGGTGAAATTGTCTTTTCAGAAAAAAAACAATAAAACCGGGTGGTTTCTGATGGATCAGTTGTTGCATGTGTTGAGCATTGTGGCTTTGTGGTACCTGTTTTTTAATCCGGATATATCTTTCGGCGCGCTGGCTGAAAATCTACAATTTTGGATTTACGTGACAGCAATTCTTTTCTTAACTGTGGTGTGCGGTATAGGGATTCAGGTGCTGTTAACAAACTGGACAAAAGATATATACCTCGATAAAGAAAAGTCGTTACCCAATGCCGGCCGTTATATCGGTATTCTGGAAAGACTTCTGGTTTTCCTGTTTGTCGTTTTGGGGCGTTGGGAAGCTATTGGGTTTCTGATCGCGGCTAAATCAGTATTTCGTTTTGGCGATTTGAAAGATTCGCGAAACCGGAAACTGACAGAGTATATTCTTATCGGGACCTTGTTGAGTTTTGGAATAGCTATTGTTACGGGAATTCTCACTTTATATATCTCTATTGTCTGACAAAACCGGAATGAGCAAATTGAAACTATCCATACTTGATTTAGCTAAATTTACTGAAGAAACCAAAACTGCTTCAGAAGTACTGAATCAATCCACAGAAATAGCCAAACTTGCCGATAAACTGGGGTACACCCGTTACTGGTTCGCAGAGCATCATAATACCTCTATGATCATGAGCATGTTTCCCGAAATTATGGTGGCACATGTTGCGACGCAGACTCAACGGATTCGTGTAGGAACGGGAGGAGTGATGTTGCCCAATCACAGTGCTTTCAGTGTTGCCGAACGGTTTGCTATGCTTGAGGCATTGTATCCCGGCAGAATAGATCTGGGTATAGGACGTGCACCAGGAACCGACGGACGGACAGCGCTGGCTCTTCGAAGGTCGTGGGAGGCCATTAAGCAGGATACGTTTCCCGAACAATTAACGGAGCTTCTGGGATTCTTGGGCCACAACCTGCCCGACAAACATCCTTTTGCCCACATCAACGCATCGCCAGACCCATTTCTCATCCCCGAAATCTATATGCTTGGTTCCAGTACCGGTGGTGTTGAGTTTGCCTTGACAAAAGGATTGCCTTTTGTATTTGCGGCACAGATAAACGCAGATTTGGCGGTCCCTGTGCTTACCATGTATCGCCGGCAGTTTAAGCCTTCGGAATATCTTCAGGAACCTAAAAGTATTCTTTCGATTATGGTTTTTACAGCAGAAACCGATGAAGAAGCTTATTATCAGGCAGCGCCCGCTATTCTACACTGGACGATGTTGACTGTTGGTAAGAGGATTGTTAATCCTACTTTTGAAGAAGCGCTTTCATATAGGTATTCACTTCAGGAAGAGGCGGTGAAGCAAAGCATTATGCGGAAGTTCGTTATCGGCTCACCCGGTAAAGTTTCCGAAATGCTTTGGCAATGGGCCAAAGAAACCCTGGTGGACGAGATCATTATTTTCGATTTGTATTCGCAGATGAAAGGACGCCGACAGGGTTACGAATTGCTGGCAAAAGAATTGGGATTAAGTTAATTTCAGGTATTGTAGAAAAAAGGGATATGCCCTGCTGAAAAACCGGTGAAGTTTAATTGTATTGATAATAAATTGCTACCTTTGCTGAGAAATTAGGTTATTGTTTGTGGAGATTGATGATGGAACGAGCGTGAAGCCAGCGGTTTGAGTTGCGCTGAAACGATTATACGACCTTCATCTGAAAATAAATATTATTACTTTATTATATGAAAAAAATATACAGCCTGATTACCGGAACCGGAAGTTATGTTCCTTCCAAAGTTGTTAAGAATGATGACTTTTTGAATTATGACTTCCTGGAGTCGACGGGTGAAAAAATCGACAAAGAAAATCGCGAAATAGTGGATAAATTTGAAGAAATAACAACTATTTCCGAACGAAGGTATGCCGAAGATCATCAACTAACCTCTGATCTGGCTCTCATTGCAGCAGAACAAGCCATCGAATCTGCAGGGATTGACAGGGAAGAGCTTGATTATGTGATTCTGGCACATAATTTTGGAGAAACCCAACCGAATGATACCCGTATTGATATATTGCCTACGCTTGCTTCGCGCGTAAAGGCTAAACTTGGTATCCGGAGTCCACAGGCTATTGCATACGATATTTTGTATGGATGTCCGGGCTGGGTTCAAGCCCTTATTCAGGCAGATTATTATATTCGTTCGGGTGACGCAAAAAAGATACTGGTCATCGGTGCCGATGTACTATCGAGGATTTCAGATCCGCATGACCGCGATAGTATGATTTATGCTGATGGAGCTGGTGCTGCCATTGTAGAAGCAGTGGAAAGCGAAACGCCGGTGGGTATTATCGGGCATAATTCGCGAAGCGATTCCATGGATTATGTAAACTTGCTTCACATGGGATATTCGTACGACAGAGAGTTGGCCGGTAAAAAGGATTTATACCTGAAAATGAACGGCCGTCGTTTATATCAGTATGCATTGGAAAATGTTCCCAAAGCTATAAAATCAGGTCTGGACAAGCTTAAATTGCATGTAAACGATGTGAAAAAAGTACTGATCCATCAGGCAAACGGAAAAATGGATGATGCCATTCTCAAAAGACTGTTTAAGTTGTATAACATCAACGATATTCCAGAATCGGTAATGCCTATGACGATTTCGTGGTTGGGAAACTCATCTGTTGCTACAGTTCCCACTTTATTGGATATGGTGATGAGAGGAGCCATGAATGGACACTCCATCTCGTCCGGAGATAATCTGGTGCTCACATCGGTAGGTGCAGGAATGAATATTAACAGCGTCATATACAGG
This portion of the Petrimonas sulfuriphila genome encodes:
- a CDS encoding DUF3307 domain-containing protein, giving the protein MIILVKLILMHLAGDFILQSKSWVEEKEKQGIRSIKLYLHGLIHGVLAWLVLWDLRYWAVALSIAIVHVGIDMVKLSFQKKNNKTGWFLMDQLLHVLSIVALWYLFFNPDISFGALAENLQFWIYVTAILFLTVVCGIGIQVLLTNWTKDIYLDKEKSLPNAGRYIGILERLLVFLFVVLGRWEAIGFLIAAKSVFRFGDLKDSRNRKLTEYILIGTLLSFGIAIVTGILTLYISIV
- a CDS encoding LLM class flavin-dependent oxidoreductase encodes the protein MSKLKLSILDLAKFTEETKTASEVLNQSTEIAKLADKLGYTRYWFAEHHNTSMIMSMFPEIMVAHVATQTQRIRVGTGGVMLPNHSAFSVAERFAMLEALYPGRIDLGIGRAPGTDGRTALALRRSWEAIKQDTFPEQLTELLGFLGHNLPDKHPFAHINASPDPFLIPEIYMLGSSTGGVEFALTKGLPFVFAAQINADLAVPVLTMYRRQFKPSEYLQEPKSILSIMVFTAETDEEAYYQAAPAILHWTMLTVGKRIVNPTFEEALSYRYSLQEEAVKQSIMRKFVIGSPGKVSEMLWQWAKETLVDEIIIFDLYSQMKGRRQGYELLAKELGLS
- a CDS encoding ketoacyl-ACP synthase III; this translates as MKKIYSLITGTGSYVPSKVVKNDDFLNYDFLESTGEKIDKENREIVDKFEEITTISERRYAEDHQLTSDLALIAAEQAIESAGIDREELDYVILAHNFGETQPNDTRIDILPTLASRVKAKLGIRSPQAIAYDILYGCPGWVQALIQADYYIRSGDAKKILVIGADVLSRISDPHDRDSMIYADGAGAAIVEAVESETPVGIIGHNSRSDSMDYVNLLHMGYSYDRELAGKKDLYLKMNGRRLYQYALENVPKAIKSGLDKLKLHVNDVKKVLIHQANGKMDDAILKRLFKLYNINDIPESVMPMTISWLGNSSVATVPTLLDMVMRGAMNGHSISSGDNLVLTSVGAGMNINSVIYRMP